One genomic window of Campylobacter sp. MIT 99-7217 includes the following:
- the pseC gene encoding UDP-4-amino-4,6-dideoxy-N-acetyl-beta-L-altrosamine transaminase, with product MLTYSHQNIDQSDIDALCKALKGEFLTGGKRVDDFEEALASYVGVKYACVLNSATSALHLAFEALKVKDKLVLSPAISFVATSNAALMAGAKIDFIDIKNDGNIDEKKLEIRLKKAQQEKEQVGAIVGVDYAGNSLESDELLRLSKLYNVPFLDDASHALGSTYKGVKVGKKANLSIFSFHPVKPITTFEGGAVLSDDKDLIEKIKLLRSHGLVKKRLWLYDMLDLGYNYRLSDVACALGLNQLKKLDLNLAKREQIASFYDKEFEKNPYFSTIKIKAYKTSSRHLYPILLNPKFYCQKEELFERLLNLGIGVQVHYKPAYEFSFYKKMLGELYLEKADNFYKAQLSIPCHQQMSLKDAKFVRDSLFKLFEELDKKGYCE from the coding sequence ATTCTCATCAAAATATCGATCAAAGCGATATTGACGCTCTTTGTAAGGCTTTGAAAGGCGAGTTTTTAACAGGGGGCAAAAGGGTTGATGACTTTGAAGAAGCCCTTGCTTCTTATGTGGGCGTGAAATATGCTTGCGTTCTTAATTCAGCCACCTCAGCCTTGCACCTAGCCTTTGAGGCTTTAAAGGTAAAAGATAAGCTTGTTTTAAGCCCTGCTATTAGTTTTGTAGCCACTTCAAATGCAGCTTTAATGGCAGGAGCTAAGATAGATTTTATCGACATTAAAAATGATGGCAACATAGATGAAAAAAAGCTTGAAATCAGGCTAAAAAAGGCCCAGCAAGAAAAAGAGCAAGTAGGGGCTATCGTAGGGGTTGATTATGCTGGAAATAGCCTTGAAAGTGATGAGCTTTTAAGATTAAGCAAGCTTTACAATGTGCCTTTTTTAGATGATGCAAGCCATGCCCTTGGAAGTACCTATAAGGGCGTTAAGGTGGGTAAAAAGGCAAATTTAAGTATATTTTCCTTTCATCCTGTAAAGCCAATAACTACCTTTGAGGGTGGGGCTGTGCTAAGTGATGATAAGGATTTAATAGAAAAAATCAAGCTTTTAAGAAGCCATGGGCTTGTTAAAAAAAGGCTTTGGCTTTATGATATGCTGGATCTTGGCTATAATTATCGCTTAAGCGATGTAGCTTGTGCTTTGGGGCTTAACCAGCTTAAAAAACTTGATTTAAATTTAGCAAAGAGAGAGCAAATCGCTAGCTTTTATGATAAGGAATTTGAAAAAAATCCTTATTTTTCCACTATCAAAATCAAAGCTTATAAGACAAGTTCAAGGCACTTATATCCTATCTTGCTTAATCCTAAGTTTTACTGCCAAAAAGAAGAGCTTTTTGAAAGGCTTTTAAATTTAGGAATAGGCGTTCAGGTGCATTACAAACCAGCTTATGAGTTTAGCTTTTATAAAAAAATGCTTGGAGAACTTTACTTAGAAAAGGCGGATAATTTTTACAAGGCCCAGCTTAGCATTCCTTGTCATCAGCAAATGAGCCTAAAAGATGCTAAATTTGTGCGAGATAGCTTATTTAAACTCTTTGAAGAACTTGATAAAAAGGGATATTGTGAGTGA